CCGGCCTATCTGCTCTCAGCAACACTGATCGATCTGGGGAGTCGCCACAGCTGGACCATTCACGGCATGGGCTGGGGCATCACTGTCATGGCCTTGACGACCTACCCCTATGTGTTTCTGCTGAGCACAGAAAATTTCTCCGTCAGCGGCCGGCGTCAGCTGGAGGCGTGTCGCAGCCTGGGGGTCGGCCCGTGGTCAGCCTTCGGTCGCGTTGCCTTGCCGATCGCTCTTCCCGCGATCGGGGCCGGTGTCGCCCTGATGGGGATGGAAGTTGTCAATGAGCTCGGTGCTGTTCAGCTCCTCGGGATACCAAGCCTCTCCGCAGGCATCCTCGAAACCTGGCAATCCGACGGCAATCCTTCTGGAGCCATCAGCTTGGCCTTGATCACGTTGGTGATCGTGCTGGGTTTGGTGATCTGTGAACGCAGCCTGCGCAGCCGCAGTCGGCGCTGGTGTGATGGGGTAGCCGGTGGAGATTCAACGGCCTGGCCCCTGAATGGAACACGGGCAGTGGTGGCTCAACTGCTGGCGATCATCCCTCCTGTGTTGAGCCTGGGAACCCCACTGCTGTGGGCCGCCACAAACCTGGATCAGCTCCAAAACGGCTGGAACGACGATCTGATCAGCCTGAGTGGGCGCAGTCTCCTACTGGCCCTGGCTGCCGCCGTTATGGCGGTTGCGGCAGCTCTGGTGCTGGCCATCGCCAAACGCTGGTCTGATGCCCGATGGCTGAAAAGCCTCACCTTCCTGGCGGGAACGGGCTACGCAATCCCCGGCACCGTTCTGGCTCTAGCCCTGCTGCTCACCGGAGCCCCCTGGCAGGTCGCCCCGTTGCTTCTGCTCCTATGGGGATACAGCGTCCGTTTTCTGGCAGTAGCAAAAGGGGGGTTAGACGCTGCACTCGAGCGGATCAGCCCAAGCCTCGATGAAGCGGCCACGGGGATGGGTTCCCCGTGGCAAAGCGTGCTCCAACGGGTGCACTTGCCTCTGCTGCGCGGGCCTATCACCGTCGGCTTGTTGCTGGTCTTTGTCGACACAGTGAAAGAGCTTCCCCTCACCTTTGCCCTGCGGCCGTTCGACTTCGACACCCTCTCAGTGCGGGTGTTCCAATACGCCGGCGATGAACGGTTGGCCGAAGCACTGTTGCCGGCCCTGATGATCCTCGTGCTGGGGCTGATCGCCGCAATGGCTCTGGTGCCGACGCTGGATCACGCCTCCAGCAGGGACGGGTCGTCATCCCCGCAGCAACCTCTCTGAGGAATTGCGCTGGAGCTCCCCGGCACGGGTGTTGAGACGGAGAGGGAGTGTCGACCAGGACAGCGGCTGTCCCGTTGAAACGGCATAGGTGGTTTCTTTGATGTCACCCCTCAACCCATCCATCTCCAACAACGTGAAGGTCTGCTGAGCTGAAGTTCCACCGTCCAGCAAGCGCCGGGGGCCACTGCCCAGCGCTCCGAGCTGGATGAGATCGAGCTGGCCACGGCGACCGGAGAACCAAGCGTGATGGTGACCACTGATGTAGCCCTGCACTCCGGCGTTCTCCATCAGGGCCTGGAGCGCGCTCCCCCGGTCCAATACCTCACCAGGGCGATCCTTACCCTGACCAACACCGACCAGGGGCAGATGACCAACCACGAACCGTGCACGAGCGGTTTGTGCCTTCGTACTGGCCAACTGTTGTTGTG
This genomic interval from Synechococcus sp. UW69 contains the following:
- a CDS encoding ABC transporter permease, which produces MLTNRIVPSPSRLALFLIASITALIAIWPVLTLVQEAIKTLQSGFTDLGPDGMRQVLGTIKLLLGTATLGTVLGTTNGWLLCNCRFPGRQWLRIAQLIPLATPAYLLSATLIDLGSRHSWTIHGMGWGITVMALTTYPYVFLLSTENFSVSGRRQLEACRSLGVGPWSAFGRVALPIALPAIGAGVALMGMEVVNELGAVQLLGIPSLSAGILETWQSDGNPSGAISLALITLVIVLGLVICERSLRSRSRRWCDGVAGGDSTAWPLNGTRAVVAQLLAIIPPVLSLGTPLLWAATNLDQLQNGWNDDLISLSGRSLLLALAAAVMAVAAALVLAIAKRWSDARWLKSLTFLAGTGYAIPGTVLALALLLTGAPWQVAPLLLLLWGYSVRFLAVAKGGLDAALERISPSLDEAATGMGSPWQSVLQRVHLPLLRGPITVGLLLVFVDTVKELPLTFALRPFDFDTLSVRVFQYAGDERLAEALLPALMILVLGLIAAMALVPTLDHASSRDGSSSPQQPL